The Silurus meridionalis isolate SWU-2019-XX chromosome 26, ASM1480568v1, whole genome shotgun sequence region ATTGAGATGCGTGTGAACTTTACACCACGTTCACTGCCACGGTATTTTACCTGCAGTGAAGGAACACTGCTGacttcagacaaaaaaaagggtTCATTAATCAGACACTGGCAGAATCAGACCCACATCTAATAATCAGACACTGGCAGAATCAGACCCACATCTAATAATCAGACACGCATAATAAGACTCGCATCTAATTAATCAAACACTGGCATAATCAGACTCGCATCTAATTAGACACTGGCATAATCAGACCCGCATCTAATAATCAGACACTGGCAGAATCAGACCCACATCTAATAATCAGACACTGGCAGAATCAGACCCGCATCTAATAATCAGACACACATAATAAGACTCGCATCTAATTAATCAGACACTGGCATAATCAGACTCGCATCTAATAATCAGACACTGGCATAATCAGACCCGCATCTAATAATCAGACACTGGCATAATCAGACCCACATCTAATTAATCAGACACTGGCATAATCAGACCCACATCTAATTAATCAGACACTGGCATAATCAGACTCACATCTAATTAATCAGACATTGGTATAGTCAGACccacatttaattaattagacACTGGTATAATTAGACCCACATCTAATTAATCAGACACTGGCATAATCAGACCAGCATCTAATTAATCAGACATTGGTATAGTCAGACCCACATCTAAATAATCAGACACTGGTATTATCAGACCCACATCTAATTGATTAGACATTGGCATAATCAGACCCACATCTAATTAATCAGACACTGGCATAATCAGACCCGCATCTAATAATCAGACACTGGCAGAATCAGACCCACATCTAATTAATCAGACACGCATAATCAGACCCACATCTAATTAATAAGTCCCTGGTATAATCAGACTCACATCTAATTAATAAGCCCCTGGTATAATCAGACCCACATCTAATTAATTAGACATTGGTATAATCAGACCCACATCTAATAATCAGACACTGGTATTATCAGACCCACATCTAATTAATTAGACACTGGCATAATCAGACCCACATCTAATTAATCAGACACTGGCATAATCAGACCCACATCTAATTAATCAGACACTGGCATAATCAGACCCACATCTAATTAATCAGACACTGGCATAATCAGACTCACATCTAATTAATCAGACATTGGTATAGTCAGACCCACATCTAATAATCAGACACTGGTATTATCAGACCCACATCTAATTGATTAGACATTGGCATAATCAGACCCACATCTAATTAATCAGACACTGGCATAATCAGACCCACATCTAATTAATCAGACACTGGCATAATCAGACCCACATCTAATTAATCAGACACTGGCATAATCAGACTCACATCTAATTAATCAGACATTGGTATAGTCAGACCCACATCTAATTAAATAGACATTGGTATAATCAGACCTACATCTAATTAATCAGACACTGGCATAATCAGACCAGCATCTAATTAATCAGACATTGGTATAGTCAGACCCACATCTAAATAATCAGACACTGGTATTATCAGACCCACATCTAATTAATTAGACACTGGCATAATCAGACCCACATCTAATTAATCAGACACTGGCAGAATCAGACGCACATCTAATTAATCAGACACGCATAATCAGACCCACATCTAATTAATAAGCCCCTGGTATAATCAGACTCACATCTAATTAATAAGCCCCTGGTATAGTCCGACCCACATCTAATTAATTAGACACTGGTATAATCAGACCTGCATCTAATAATCAGACACGCATAATCAGACCCACATCTAATTAATCAGACACTGGCAGAATCAGACCCACATCTAATTAATCAGACACTGGCATAATCAGACCCACATCTAATTAATTAGACACTGGTATAATCAGACACATATTACTGTCTACAAATCCAAAAATCGTACCTGCTGTCATTGATGACGGTATTTAGGGCATTGACTACTTCATCAGCTCTGATGTCATAGAAGTTCAGGACCACACCCACTCCCCGACTGGCTAATCGCTGCACATTATCGCCCTGTTCACCAAAGAGTGGCATCATCACCATGGGAACAGAGTGACAAATCCCCTCATAGATACCATGTGAGCCACCATGGGTAATGAATGCTTTTGCTTTCGGGTGACcttcaacaataaaaacaaacaaataatattctagaacaggtataaaaaaaaaaaccacagcgTGAAGTTCTCTCATCATCAGAAAAACACTGAGGAACACTGATGACTTGCCCAAAAGGTCGTTCTGAGGAAGCCACCTCATCAGCTTCACATTCCTGGGAACTTCATGAGGAACTTCACCTGTGTATCTCCAAAGCAcctatatatgtatacacacacacacacacacacacaaatattatttatgtatgtatttagcACTATAGAGTGgatgcagaggtggaaagataTTTTACTCAAATCAAAGTTACAGTTACTTCAATGAAATTTTAATTAAGTATAAGGTACAGGTCTACAATTCTAAACAAATTACTAGTTACTTTCTTACCAGCAGGGGGCGTGGTGGGGGATTCTAGTGTAGCTCAAAAAGGACAAGGGGATTGAAAGGAACCCCTTCCAAATTAAagtgaaataacaaaaaagaaaaaaaagactagaGTAGATGATTGGAGTTTAATGTGAGTTCTGCAgtttcacagcaaaaaaaaatctgtgaaaacatcatttattataatgaaaGAAATCTCAAATCCAGATTCAGAATTCAGGGACTAAATACACTCGTTGAACTTTTAGCAGCCTCTGCATcactgctgtctgtctgtctgtccgtctgtctgtctttctgtcttgctTTCTTGAGTTTTGCACGTTTTTTCAGGAAcatcaatcaaatcaatcaagGTGCtcttgcattaatttgattgattgatttaatttgatttatttatcaatttataattgatatgttttaaaatgtatttaagtgttTCAAACTGAACTAAAGGAAAAgttaaattaatcattttaaaaactactatAAAAAGTACGGATTCTGCTGAAGGCTTGGAAGAAAACTGCTGCTTTCTCCTTTGGCATCGCTGGAACTAATGAGCCGAGTGTGAAAACTATAAATCCATGTTCTGACCCTTCCACAAACTCCAACACCtcctttaccacacacacacacacacacacacaaatattatttatgtatgtatttagcACTATAGAGTGgatgcagaggtggaaagataTTTTACTCAAATCAAAGTTACAGTTACTTCAATGAAATTTTAATTAAGTATAAGGTACAGGTCTACAATTCTAAACAAATTACTAGTTACTTTCTTACCAGCAGGGGGCGTGGTGGGGGATTCTAGTGTAGCTCAAAAGGACAAGGGGATTGAAAGGAACCCCTTCCAAATTAAagtgaaataacaaaaaagaaaaaaaagactagaGTAGATGATTGGAGTTTAATGTGAGTTCTGCAgtttcacagcaaaaaaaaatctgtgaaaacatcatttattataatgaaaGAAATCTCAAATCCAGATTCAGAATTCAGGGACTAAATACACTCGTTGAACTTTTAGCAGCCTCTGCATcactgctgtctgtctgtctgtccgtctgtctgtctttctgtcttgctTTCTTGAGTTTTGCACGTTTTTTCAGGAAcatcaatcaaatcaatcaagGTGCTCTTGCAAAAAAGTACTTTgtaagtattaaaaaaacactagagtgcatgtgtatgtaagtatttataaaaacacgtgtgtgtgcgtgtgcacgttTGCGCACGCGCTCTTACTCTTTGGGGGATTCTGCTGAAGGCTTGGAAGAAAACTGCTGCTTTCTCCTTTGGCATCGCTGGAACTAATGAGCCGAGTGTGAAAACTATAAATCCATGTTCTGACCCTTCCACAAACTCCAACACCtcctttaccacacacacacacatgcaaagaatacatacatgcataataaaatacataatgaaAATCATCAGCACTTTGTGGTCTGTGTTcctggtgtgtgagtgtaaacagTATTACAGAGAGGCACGTGCACTTAATATAACACTCATTACCATGCAGTTCCTCCTCCTTACCACTAGGGTAAGTTCATCTTACACACGTTCCCACATCCACAAATGAGCCCCTGAGGAAGAGGTTTGAACTGAAAGCTCGGGCCTGCTGGAGGCTTTGATGAGGAACTTGGTGAAATCGGATGTTCTCTGAGTTGCTGAAGTGCTGAGACTCATTCCAGTGTCGCTGAGTAACATCGAGCTGGGCTTTGCTCTTCATTACATTATTAAAGGtagaaagaaatggaaaaaaactaaatgcagGCTCATGCGGCTGTGTGTGGTGGGAAGATCCGCCGGTGAAAACAAGGTGAGCAGATTCTCCTCACTGATTGTTTCTGTGTGTCCAGTTCTGGAAGCTACTGTCTGCTTCTGCAGTTCTTAATAATATGTAGGATTTTAGATGTTCAGGTGTTGAGAATGTGGAGTAATTCTAGAAGTTCAGATGGAGCACACAGTTTGTTGGTACACCAGCATGAGGTTGCTGCTGATAGACAGATAAAACTGAATCCTGTCTATTGAAGTGTTTGAGATAATGTTAGTTCTTCTGAAGAACAGGTTTTCATGCTTCCCATGGTGCTACTTATTTTATATCGGACGAGCATTTCATGGTTGCGTGACATTTTGGCATTTCAAatcttaaatatataatgaagaaAATGTTACTGTTTAAGGTGCGATTTCTCAGAACCGGTTAGATGTTGAAGAATGGATAACTGTGTGTTTCACTCACCGGGTCCAGAGGTCGACTAACAGCACAGTTCAGTCCTCCAATCAGCACAGTGTTCGGGGCGAGTGGTTTGGGGAACTCCATGGTGAAGTCGTATCTCAGCAGCCATATGGCGGCTGTGTTTAGGATCTCCTTCATGCTGATGCTGCGCTGCAGGAAGCGTGATGCCACGTCATCGAACCCCCAGTACAGCAGTTTACACATCACTGGTTCCAGCATGTAGACCACCATGTTGAACACGCGCTCAGTGAAGCACATGCGGTCAGTAAGTTTGGTGAAATAGCGGGGGACGTAGGAAGGAGGGTCGGGACAGGCCGTGGCGATCGCATCCATTCCGCACGGAAGGCCACGGAGCATGTAGACAGCAGGCAGAGACAGGTTAAAGGCTAAAATGGCTCCAGTTGGCATCACGGGGTCCGTCAGTACCGCGTCAAACTCCTGTTTGCGTAAAAACTCCACCAGCTCGTGGTTAAATAACAAACTCTCACTAGTGGACATGACCAGATTCATGATCTCTCTCATGTGCTTAATTTTCCCTGAGATTCTCTCGATCAGCCCTGCAGTAGAGCCCAGCAGCTGCTGAGAATTGTTTGTCATGCGGGTAAATAGATCCTGCGTGTAAGGGACGGGAAACGTTTTGCTCATGTAGTGCTTTCCAGAGTCCAAACGCATGCTGACCTCCGGCATCAACACTAACACCATGTGGCCCCTGCGACCCAGTTCCTGCACCACGGCCTTCACCCCGGTCCAGTGGCTCCCGTCCATTGGCACCACCAGCAACTTCCCGCTACCGTTTCTCTCTCTGGGTCCTGCTGTGCTGTAAGAACCCCCAGAACCCACAGAGGTTGTTGCTTCAGAGCCACCGATTCTCTCCAAGCCGTCAGAACGGTCCAAAAATGTCCCTGCAGTAACGCTGACCCAAGCCAAACCTGACCACAGCAGCAGAGCAACAGACTGATACAAAGTCCACCAAAACACCATGATTAGATTGTGGTGGCCAAATTCAGGTCTTTCGTTTCCTCGCTGTCTTTCAGCCCAGAGCAGTGTGAACTAGCTGCTCCAGTCTGGTGTTTATTTGTAGGACATTCCAAAGTCCACACATTGAACAttgaccgtgtgtgtgttttttgggggTGAAAAAGTGGGTGTTAAAAAGTGTTCTTTTAACGTTGCCTTTCTCTAATACACCGCTAAAAGATTGGAATAGTGGTGGTAAAATTAACTGCAGTATCTGAAAGAGAATGTGCTAAAATCTGGTGTTTGACCATGTGACAGACTGGGAATATGagaatacagtgtatataaactGAACTCCTCAGAGTGAAGGGATgtgatgtttgtgtttcttcttctttgggaTAAATGGAAAGTGATCACAGGTCACACGGACCACAAGAAGCATGgctttaattgcattttttatttaaactcgGGACCGGACACTGCTACGCTCACCTGGACACCTGGACATTAGTACAGTATgagctttttgagcattgcattccacatttagtcaaagtttgctcttctaatttcctccactcttctgggaagatgttccactagatttcatagtgcgcttgtggacatttgtgtttatcagccacaaggatgttggTAACGTCAGGTAccgatgcaggtgaggtgaggagacctaggggtgcagtcagcagtcCATTTTGGCCCAAATGGGGTTCAGTTGGGTTGGAGCTACTAAACAGATCAGGTGGATGATCTTCCTCTCCAATCCATATCTGCATGAAGCTTGTGCAACCCTTGGAAAAGGCCTTATATAACAGTTTGGATAAGAACCTATGGTAAGAAAGGTCTGATATCCCAATACTTCTGTCTATACAGTGTAAATGTAGAATATTTGAATTTGGTGTTTGAAGGAAACTTCCATGTATTTCTGATAGAAaggatattatttatttaaaggtttATTTAACACATggacatgatattttatttttgtagcacAACAGACATGTTCACAATGCAGCTTGACAGGCCACAGCTAATCTGAGGAGGAAACTTGGAGAGGAACGTCTAAGCGTCTGGACGAGTTAAAGCAGACATCACTGCGTCTGACTGCTTTCAAGCGTTTCAGTAAAAATATGAGGGTAAGTAGTGCTAACACCTGAACTCATGTTCATCAGAACCCAGAGAGATCCAGGGTAGGGGGAAGGAGAAGTCACTGATGACTCTTTCTAGCACTGATTCTGAAGATCATCACCTGCGTCATGTCTGCGTTGAGTAACAACCAACTGTAATCAGAAAAATCACAAACTTTATGACCGTAATGAATTTTCCGGTGTCCATTTAAAGCTCCTCTAACGCTAACCGAAACCGCTAACTGAGACGCTCCCCACCTTATGAGTTGCGTTCCGAGCGAGTGTTcttaagttgttactgtgtttgttattgactacgcaaatctcctaatgatgtacgagctataaatactatcaaataaactgtcaaatacagtggaacctcgggttacgaatttaattcgttccggtactttattcgtaacctgaaaagttcgtatcccgatacaaatttccccataataatgaacagaaacttcggtaattcgttctggacaaccaaaaatattacttaaataaaaataaagccaatattcactaatattatttacttttaacatgttatattaaaatcataccacataaaaacatacaaaagaggaaaagatctttacgggtactttcctttgagaagactcgctgcaggagacgacgtcagagaaggggaggaggagagttattgtttgaaggagaatcttattatattatattatttatatattattatatattatattatagaatattaaagacagtgttattaacacgaacgctgagacaattgttgcattagagggaaaatgagagctgtttctttaaggctactatcagttggtattgaagtccagagtgaaattcattatgggtattgtacttcggaaaagactgtaaccctgctaatctatcttcataaaaacaagtaaagtggttatgcatcggctaatgttgtccatctcatcattccacgagcatcaactaacgagttgttacgctcaagcggataagtaacacgatgctctcgctagggacacaggacgctaactgatgtgatgagctgcgtggatagagcaaaaacaaccaacttgcctgcgattttttagttaccgacgttcgtatcccgatatattgttcgtaaccaggggcaaaaattttgatgaactgcgattcgtaacctgaattatatgtatgccggggcgttcgtaacccgaggttccactgtatactcAAACTAATCTAAATCCTgtgtacaatattttgtattaagtaataaaaatggatgaaaaGTCCAGTGCGCATCACGTGGACTCGTTCCGGTCGACGACTAGCTCGCACCGGCTTGCCTCCGTTTCGACTCCCAACTAATTTCACTTTGAGGATTCGTAAGATTGAATTCGTaaagtggggagcgtctgtTTAAATGCGatcaacatgcaacagccaatcagctttttgTTACTGGCACAAATCTCTCTctcggattgtaccacagacgtaaCACGGATTTTATCGTAGCGACGGGGAAGAGCATGTTTGGCCATACGCGGTTTAAAAAACTGAATTTAGGGCTCGTTAATAACAACATATTAGTTCAATTTCATTCTTAAAAATGTCTTGTTTTAAATTCCacttggtgaaacctgcagaaccTATTCTTCTCATTGCCTTCTATATCTGATAAGAACTTCTTTCCATGCTATTCCTCCATGGCGACTCTGAGAAGACACCGGTGTTCAATGTCGGATGCGTGTTGTACCTCACTTTTGTCACTTTTGCATCAGATTCTGAGCTCGTTTTTAGAACAAGTGCATAAAGTTCTCATGCTTCTGACTTGGTCCTACTTTCATCACTGGGTTCACTGAGGAACTCAAGTTTTCCCCATAAGCAGGATCCCGGTGTTTGTAAAACAGAGTAGACATGATTATATAAAGAGTTTTTGCTCATAAAGATGACTACAGTTACACAAAcggaacacaaacacaatgagaAGGAGTGATGATCCACGCTTGTGGGTTCGAGATGTGAGGGGTCTGCGACGCAGCATTAATACTGCTTCTCTGCGGCGTGTTTGCACTGGTGTTTCTGCAGGTGAGTTTTgcgtgtgagggtgtgtgaggggtCGGCGACGCGGCGCTAATACTGCTTCTCTGCAGCGTGTTTGCGCTGGTGTTTCTGCAGATGAGTGTTGCGTGTGAAACGTTTCCTGCACACGGAGCAGGCATACGGTTTC contains the following coding sequences:
- the LOC124379740 gene encoding UDP-glucuronosyltransferase 1A5-like, which translates into the protein MVFWWTLYQSVALLLWSGLAWVSVTAGTFLDRSDGLERIGGSEATTSVGSGGSYSTAGPRERNGSGKLLVVPMDGSHWTGVKAVVQELGRRGHMVLVLMPEVSMRLDSGKHYMSKTFPVPYTQDLFTRMTNNSQQLLGSTAGLIERISGKIKHMREIMNLVMSTSESLLFNHELVEFLRKQEFDAVLTDPVMPTGAILAFNLSLPAVYMLRGLPCGMDAIATACPDPPSYVPRYFTKLTDRMCFTERVFNMVVYMLEPVMCKLLYWGFDDVASRFLQRSISMKEILNTAAIWLLRYDFTMEFPKPLAPNTVLIGGLNCAVSRPLDPEVLEFVEGSEHGFIVFTLGSLVPAMPKEKAAVFFQAFSRIPQRVLWRYTGEVPHEVPRNVKLMRWLPQNDLLGHPKAKAFITHGGSHGIYEGICHSVPMVMMPLFGEQGDNVQRLASRGVGVVLNFYDIRADEVVNALNTVINDSSYKEKMKKLSALHNDQPITPLDLAVYWTEYVMRHKGAEHLRSAAHNLNWVQYHSLDVFGFLLVVMVIVVTVVMKGCMLCLRCCRKLQKRKEE